A single region of the Chryseobacterium culicis genome encodes:
- a CDS encoding T9SS type A sorting domain-containing protein → MKKLLLLFLFVGTFVGFSNNLKAQLREPGSITQKADDGVLLAYPNPAKDFLIIKAKDSSLRIKSVTFYSILGMQVANYTVNMNSGEINIEKLKPGKYMIRYILSDNTQKVTQIVKQ, encoded by the coding sequence ATGAAAAAACTTTTACTTTTATTTCTATTTGTAGGCACTTTTGTTGGATTTTCCAACAATTTAAAAGCTCAGCTTAGAGAGCCGGGTTCCATCACTCAAAAGGCGGATGATGGTGTATTGCTTGCCTATCCAAATCCTGCAAAGGATTTCCTTATTATTAAGGCAAAAGATTCTTCTTTAAGAATCAAAAGCGTGACTTTTTATTCAATTTTGGGTATGCAGGTTGCTAATTATACGGTAAATATGAATTCCGGAGAGATTAATATTGAAAAATTAAAACCCGGAAAATATATGATCCGATATATTTTAAGTGACAACACGCAGAAAGTTACTCAAATCGTGAAACAATAA
- a CDS encoding ABC transporter ATP-binding protein, with product MLKAEHIKKTYNAGKKVALDDFSIHVPKGSIYGLLGPNGAGKTSFIRIINQITQADSGEIFINGQKLNPSHIKDIGYMPEERGLYKNMTVGDQILYFGELKGMTKSDALNEAKKWFEKLNIDQWWKKKLSELSKGMAQKIQFVVTVLHRPHLLILDEPFSGFDPVNANLIKDQIIDLKNNGTTIILSTHRMESVEEMCDYVALINNSKKIIDGRVFDVREKFKKNIFGITLSEVSSDHFENFKNKYEIFNLSNENNLVSFDLKNEESQNNVLLDLVQVGKVRSFDERIPSMNEVFINAVSNHS from the coding sequence ATGCTAAAAGCTGAACATATTAAAAAGACCTATAATGCCGGAAAAAAGGTCGCCCTGGATGATTTTAGCATCCATGTTCCAAAAGGCAGTATTTATGGCCTTTTAGGCCCCAACGGAGCCGGAAAAACTTCTTTTATCCGTATCATTAACCAAATTACACAGGCAGACTCTGGAGAAATCTTTATTAATGGACAAAAACTGAACCCAAGCCATATCAAAGACATTGGCTATATGCCAGAAGAAAGAGGGCTTTACAAAAACATGACTGTTGGTGATCAAATCCTATATTTCGGGGAACTGAAAGGAATGACCAAAAGTGATGCTTTGAATGAAGCCAAAAAATGGTTTGAAAAACTGAACATTGATCAATGGTGGAAGAAAAAGCTTTCTGAACTTTCTAAAGGGATGGCACAAAAAATTCAGTTTGTAGTTACCGTTCTTCACAGACCTCATCTTTTGATTCTTGATGAACCTTTTTCGGGTTTTGATCCTGTGAATGCCAACTTAATCAAAGATCAGATCATAGATCTTAAAAATAACGGAACAACCATTATTCTTTCTACTCACAGAATGGAAAGTGTAGAGGAAATGTGTGATTATGTTGCTCTGATTAATAATTCCAAGAAAATTATTGACGGAAGGGTTTTTGACGTAAGAGAAAAATTCAAGAAAAATATTTTTGGGATTACGCTTTCTGAAGTAAGCAGTGATCATTTTGAAAATTTCAAAAATAAATATGAGATCTTCAATTTATCTAATGAAAACAATCTTGTTTCTTTTGATCTGAAAAATGAGGAGAGCCAAAATAATGTGCTTCTTGATCTGGTACAGGTAGGTAAAGTAAGATCTTTCGACGAAAGAATTCCTAGTATGAATGAAGTGTTTATTAACGCTGTCAGTAACCATTCTTAA
- the hemB gene encoding porphobilinogen synthase encodes MIHSRNRRLRVNESIRSLVRENVLTTDDFVMPIFVMEGENKQEAIPSMPGIFRRSIDLTVKECKELFSLGVKAVNLYMKVSEHLKDNTGKEAWNKDGLMQNTIKAIKDAVPGMVVMPDVALDPYSIYGHDGIIENGKVLNDATNDALARMSVSHAEAGADLVAPSDMMDGRVQIIREALEESGFTDVGIVSYAAKYASSFYGPFRSALDSAPKDDMEIPKDKKTYQMDFHNTREALNEVFKDIHEGADVIMIKPGLPYLDIVSKVREAIDLPIAVYNVSGEYAMVKAAAQNGWLDNDKTIIESLTCFKRAGADMIFTYFAKEAAILLNK; translated from the coding sequence ATGATACATTCAAGAAATAGAAGACTTAGAGTTAATGAATCTATCAGAAGTTTGGTAAGAGAAAATGTGCTTACAACTGATGATTTTGTAATGCCGATCTTCGTAATGGAGGGCGAAAACAAGCAGGAGGCAATCCCGTCTATGCCGGGAATTTTTAGGCGGAGTATAGATTTAACAGTGAAGGAATGTAAGGAATTATTTTCTTTGGGAGTAAAAGCTGTCAATTTGTACATGAAAGTGTCAGAACACCTGAAAGATAATACAGGAAAAGAAGCCTGGAACAAAGACGGATTGATGCAGAACACCATCAAAGCCATTAAAGACGCTGTTCCGGGAATGGTTGTGATGCCTGATGTAGCCCTAGATCCTTATTCAATCTATGGACACGACGGAATCATTGAAAACGGAAAAGTTTTAAATGATGCTACCAATGATGCACTGGCAAGAATGTCAGTTTCTCATGCAGAAGCAGGAGCCGATCTTGTGGCACCAAGTGATATGATGGACGGAAGAGTACAGATCATTCGTGAAGCATTGGAAGAAAGCGGATTTACAGATGTAGGAATTGTAAGTTATGCAGCCAAATATGCAAGCTCTTTCTATGGACCTTTCAGAAGTGCCTTAGACAGTGCACCGAAAGATGATATGGAAATTCCGAAAGATAAAAAAACCTATCAGATGGATTTTCATAATACCCGTGAAGCCTTGAACGAGGTATTTAAAGATATCCACGAAGGAGCAGATGTGATCATGATTAAACCGGGACTTCCTTATCTGGATATCGTTTCCAAAGTACGTGAAGCGATTGACCTTCCGATTGCAGTATACAATGTAAGCGGAGAATATGCCATGGTAAAAGCTGCTGCTCAAAACGGCTGGCTGGATAATGACAAAACAATTATTGAAAGTTTGACGTGTTTCAAAAGAGCAGGAGCAGATATGATCTTTACCTACTTTGCAAAAGAGGCGGCTATCTTATTAAACAAATAA